In Shewanella sp. VB17, a single genomic region encodes these proteins:
- a CDS encoding AMP-binding protein: MFFDASVYELFPCLFSGASLHIVLKHAQKNPEILLKMINEYQIDKAFIPTVIVNHMAKELKDSSLQVLHTGGDVLNALACLPAKVTFNQYGPTEGTVCVTQNLLKDFNDIQIGKAIDNTLLYVLNTSLQPVALGGAGELYIGGAGLARGYLNRPDLTAASFIKNPFATAEDIEKGYTRLYKTGDLVRYLADGHLEYLGRNDSQVKIRGYRIELGEIETALSLLDSVKQAVVIDRERDGAKYLAAYVMLTKGHVLDIDSVMASLAQSLPEYMVPATFTDIDAVPLTINGKLDRRALPEPTWVNRDNYTAPRNELETRLCEIWQSVLGLER, from the coding sequence ATGTTTTTTGATGCGTCGGTTTATGAACTTTTTCCATGTTTATTTTCAGGGGCTTCGTTACATATAGTGCTTAAGCATGCTCAAAAAAATCCTGAAATTTTATTGAAAATGATCAACGAGTATCAGATCGATAAGGCCTTTATCCCTACAGTTATTGTTAATCATATGGCGAAAGAGCTGAAAGATTCTAGCTTGCAGGTGCTGCATACGGGAGGGGATGTGTTAAACGCATTAGCTTGCTTGCCTGCTAAGGTGACATTTAATCAATATGGCCCAACAGAAGGAACTGTATGCGTGACGCAGAACTTACTTAAAGATTTCAATGATATTCAAATAGGAAAAGCAATAGATAATACACTGCTATATGTTTTAAATACTAGCTTGCAACCTGTTGCTCTTGGGGGGGCTGGTGAGCTTTACATCGGTGGCGCAGGTTTGGCGCGCGGGTATCTTAATCGCCCAGACTTAACAGCGGCGAGCTTTATTAAAAACCCGTTTGCCACGGCTGAAGACATCGAAAAAGGGTATACGCGTTTATACAAAACGGGTGATTTGGTACGTTACTTAGCCGATGGTCATTTGGAGTATTTAGGCCGTAACGATAGCCAGGTCAAGATCCGTGGTTACCGGATTGAGCTAGGTGAAATTGAAACGGCGTTATCACTCCTTGATAGCGTGAAGCAAGCCGTGGTGATAGACCGTGAACGTGATGGGGCTAAATACTTAGCGGCGTATGTGATGTTAACAAAGGGTCATGTTTTGGACATTGATAGCGTCATGGCGTCTCTGGCTCAAAGCTTACCCGAATACATGGTGCCGGCGACGTTCACAGATATTGATGCTGTTCCATTAACGATCAACGGTAAGCTAGACAGGCGGGCTTTACCTGAGCCGACTTGGGTTAATAGGGACAATTACACTGCACCCCGCAATGAGCTTGAGACTCGGCTGTGTGAGATTTGGCAGTCGGTGTTGGGTCTTGAGCGAG